A single window of Actinoallomurus bryophytorum DNA harbors:
- the ctaD gene encoding cytochrome c oxidase subunit I: MTTTISHPSPGAAAPSARPRTSKGRILASWMSSTDHKVIGYMYLITSFVFFGIGGILALVMRAELARPGEQIVSREQFNQLFTMHGTIMLLLFATPLFIGFGNVIMPLQIGSPDVAFPRMNMLSFYLFLFGGTITISGFFTPGGAASFGWYAYSPLSNAIRSPDVGSDLWIMGLVLSGLGTILGGVNFVTTIFCMRAPGMTMFRMPIFTWNILLTSVLVLMAFPVLAAALLALEADRKLGAHVFDAANGGALLWQHLFWFFGHPEVYIVAIPFFGIITEILPVFSRKPVFGYVGLVGATVAISGLSVTVWAHHMFPTGQVLLPFFSFMTFLIAVPTGVKFFNWVGTIWRGHLTFETPMLWALGFLVTFLFGGLTGIILASPPLDFQLNDSYFVVAHFHYVLFGTVVFAMFGGFYFWWPKMTGKMLNETWGKIHFWLLFIGFHTTFLVQHWLGAEGMQRRVSDYSKEFAGLNMVSSIGALILGISMLPFLWNVFITARHGERVNVDDPWGYGNSLEWATSCPPPRHNFTAIPRIRSERPAFDLHYPRTEAEPALTAGAGTED; the protein is encoded by the coding sequence GTGACCACCACCATCTCCCACCCGAGCCCGGGTGCGGCCGCGCCGAGCGCGCGGCCGCGTACCTCCAAGGGCCGGATCCTCGCGTCCTGGATGTCGTCCACGGACCACAAGGTGATCGGGTACATGTACCTGATCACGTCGTTCGTGTTCTTCGGCATCGGCGGCATCCTGGCGCTCGTCATGCGCGCCGAGCTGGCCCGGCCGGGCGAGCAGATCGTCAGCCGTGAGCAGTTCAACCAGCTGTTCACCATGCACGGCACGATCATGCTGCTGCTGTTCGCGACGCCGCTGTTCATCGGCTTCGGGAACGTCATCATGCCGCTGCAGATCGGCTCGCCCGACGTGGCGTTCCCGCGCATGAACATGCTGAGCTTCTACCTGTTCCTGTTCGGCGGCACCATCACGATCAGCGGGTTCTTCACCCCGGGCGGTGCCGCGAGCTTCGGCTGGTACGCCTACTCGCCGCTGTCGAACGCCATCCGGTCGCCAGACGTCGGCAGCGACCTGTGGATCATGGGTCTGGTGCTGTCCGGCCTGGGCACGATCCTCGGTGGCGTCAACTTCGTCACCACGATCTTCTGCATGCGCGCACCGGGCATGACCATGTTCCGGATGCCGATCTTCACGTGGAACATCCTGCTGACGTCGGTGCTCGTCCTGATGGCGTTCCCGGTGCTGGCCGCCGCGTTGCTGGCCCTGGAGGCCGACCGGAAGCTCGGAGCGCACGTCTTCGACGCCGCGAACGGCGGTGCGTTGCTCTGGCAGCACCTCTTCTGGTTCTTCGGCCATCCCGAGGTCTACATCGTCGCGATCCCGTTCTTCGGCATCATCACCGAGATCCTGCCGGTGTTCAGCCGCAAGCCGGTCTTCGGCTACGTCGGCCTGGTCGGCGCGACCGTCGCCATCTCCGGTCTGTCGGTGACGGTGTGGGCGCACCACATGTTCCCCACGGGCCAGGTGCTGCTGCCGTTCTTCTCGTTCATGACGTTCCTCATCGCGGTGCCCACCGGGGTGAAGTTCTTCAACTGGGTCGGAACGATCTGGCGAGGGCATCTGACGTTCGAGACACCGATGCTGTGGGCGCTGGGCTTCCTCGTGACATTCCTGTTCGGCGGCCTGACCGGCATCATCCTGGCCTCGCCGCCCCTGGACTTCCAGCTCAACGACTCCTACTTCGTCGTCGCGCACTTCCACTACGTGCTGTTCGGCACCGTGGTGTTCGCGATGTTCGGCGGCTTCTACTTCTGGTGGCCGAAGATGACGGGGAAGATGCTCAACGAGACCTGGGGGAAGATCCACTTCTGGCTGCTGTTCATCGGCTTCCACACGACCTTCCTGGTCCAGCACTGGCTGGGCGCCGAGGGCATGCAGCGGCGCGTCTCGGACTACTCCAAGGAGTTCGCGGGCCTGAACATGGTCTCCAGCATCGGCGCGCTGATCCTGGGGATCTCGATGCTGCCGTTCCTGTGGAACGTCTTCATCACCGCCAGGCACGGCGAACGGGTCAACGTCGATGACCCGTGGGGATACGGCAACTCCCTGGAGTGGGCCACGTCGTGCCCGCCGCCGCGGCACAACTTCACCGCGATCCCGCGGATCCGCTCCGAGCGGCCCGCGTTCGACCTGCACTACCCGCGCACCGAGGCGGAACCCGCCTTGACGGCAGGCGCCGGAACGGAGGACTGA
- a CDS encoding cytochrome c oxidase subunit 4: MKIEGYLFVFSALFFAIMDVIYWLWSHDPTGTTALALTVALAGLVGFYLLFTGRRVGPRPEDDKQGEIADGAGELGFFSPHSWWPLFAALAAATAAVGAVIGWWLLMIGMLAVILAAVGFVFEYYRGHFSH, from the coding sequence ATGAAGATCGAAGGCTATCTGTTCGTCTTCAGTGCCCTGTTCTTCGCGATCATGGACGTCATCTACTGGTTGTGGTCACATGACCCGACGGGGACGACGGCCCTGGCGCTGACGGTCGCCCTGGCCGGCCTGGTCGGCTTCTACCTGCTGTTCACCGGTCGCCGCGTCGGCCCGCGGCCGGAGGACGACAAGCAGGGCGAGATCGCCGACGGCGCGGGCGAGCTCGGCTTCTTCAGCCCGCACAGCTGGTGGCCGCTGTTCGCGGCGCTGGCCGCCGCGACGGCCGCGGTCGGCGCCGTCATCGGCTGGTGGCTGCTGATGATCGGCATGCTCGCGGTGATCCTCGCCGCGGTCGGGTTCGTCTTCGAGTACTACCGGGGTCACTTCTCTCACTGA